In the Qipengyuania pelagi genome, one interval contains:
- a CDS encoding lysine--tRNA ligase translates to MTMTDLMTAANSSKAWPFQEAQKLLKRYPDGAKPDGSPVLFETGYGPSGLPHIGTFQEVLRTTLVRRAFEALIGAKPEDGKTRLVAFSDDMDGLRKVPDNVPNQQLLQDNLHLPLSRVPNPFDTDHDSFAAHNNAMLREFLDRFGFAYEFVSASDRYNSGAFDDALREVMRKNQAILDIMLPTLRAERAATYSPIMPISPTTGRVLQVPVEVVDAEAGTVRFTDEDGSEIEQSALGGMAKLQWKVDFAMRWVAQGVDYEMYGKDLTDTGIQSGKIAQVLGGRKPEGLIYELFLDENGEKISKSKGNGLTIEQWLEYGSEDSLGFYIFPNPKSAKQLHGGVIPRAVDDYWQFRERLAEQDLDKQLGNPVWHLARANGGFVGSEAPGAGDSLPVTYALLLNLVGVLGAQADRDQVWSYLGNYIADPDPSAHPELDALVDKALAYNRDFVAPSLQRRKAEQNEAAALQRLDQELAGMAQGTSAEDIQTAIYEIGKDEAYGFESLRDWFKALYQTLLGSDQGPRMGSFVALYGIDNTRALIKDALGD, encoded by the coding sequence ATGACCATGACCGACCTGATGACCGCCGCCAATTCCTCCAAAGCCTGGCCCTTCCAGGAGGCGCAGAAGCTCCTGAAGCGCTATCCCGACGGTGCCAAGCCTGACGGATCGCCGGTCCTGTTCGAGACCGGCTACGGCCCCAGCGGCCTGCCGCATATCGGCACGTTCCAGGAAGTGCTCCGCACCACGCTGGTCCGCCGTGCGTTCGAAGCGCTGATCGGCGCGAAGCCGGAAGACGGCAAGACGCGGCTGGTGGCCTTCAGCGACGATATGGACGGGTTGCGCAAGGTCCCCGACAATGTGCCCAACCAGCAGTTGTTGCAGGACAATCTGCACCTGCCCCTGAGCCGGGTGCCGAACCCGTTCGACACCGATCACGACAGCTTCGCCGCGCACAACAACGCGATGCTGCGCGAATTTCTCGACCGGTTCGGGTTCGCTTATGAATTCGTCTCGGCCAGCGATCGCTACAATTCGGGCGCTTTCGACGATGCGCTGCGCGAGGTTATGCGCAAGAACCAGGCGATCCTCGACATCATGCTGCCCACCTTGCGGGCCGAACGCGCGGCGACCTATTCGCCGATCATGCCGATCAGCCCCACGACCGGGCGCGTGTTGCAGGTGCCGGTCGAGGTCGTGGATGCCGAGGCCGGAACGGTCCGCTTCACCGACGAGGATGGGAGCGAAATCGAACAATCCGCGCTGGGCGGCATGGCCAAGCTTCAGTGGAAGGTGGATTTCGCCATGCGCTGGGTGGCGCAGGGCGTCGACTATGAAATGTATGGCAAGGACCTGACCGATACCGGCATCCAGTCGGGCAAGATCGCGCAGGTCCTGGGCGGCAGAAAACCCGAAGGGCTGATCTACGAGCTGTTCCTGGACGAGAACGGCGAGAAGATATCGAAGTCCAAGGGCAACGGCCTCACGATCGAGCAGTGGCTCGAATATGGGAGCGAGGATTCGCTCGGCTTCTACATTTTCCCCAATCCCAAGAGCGCGAAGCAGCTGCATGGCGGCGTGATCCCGCGCGCGGTCGACGATTACTGGCAGTTCCGCGAGCGGCTGGCCGAACAGGATCTGGACAAGCAGCTCGGCAATCCGGTCTGGCATCTGGCGCGCGCGAATGGCGGGTTCGTGGGTAGCGAAGCACCGGGCGCGGGCGACAGCCTGCCAGTGACCTACGCTTTGCTGTTGAACCTCGTCGGCGTTTTGGGTGCGCAGGCGGATCGCGATCAGGTGTGGTCGTATCTGGGCAATTACATCGCCGATCCCGATCCCTCGGCGCATCCCGAACTTGATGCGCTGGTGGACAAGGCGCTGGCCTATAACCGCGATTTCGTCGCGCCCTCGCTCCAGCGCCGCAAGGCTGAACAGAATGAAGCGGCAGCGTTGCAAAGACTCGACCAAGAACTGGCCGGGATGGCGCAGGGGACCTCGGCCGAAGACATCCAGACTGCGATCTATGAAATAGGCAAGGATGAAGCCTACGGTTTCGAATCCCTTCGCGATTGGTTCAAGGCATTATATCAAACTTTATTGGGCAGCGATCAGGGCCCGCGTATGGGTAGCTTCGTCGCTCTTTACGGGATCGACAATACACGTGCTTTGATAAAGGATGCACTGGGGGACTGA
- a CDS encoding PAS domain-containing protein, producing MAESDDATGGNAGDAGHSARLSSLRLTADQLFLQTTAQTRMAQCISDPHQPDCPIVYCNQAFVDLTGYPIDEIIGRNCRFLQGEKTAPSAVARLRSAVEQRVYTVADILNYRKDGTSFWNAVHVGPIYNPEGELEYFFGSQWDVSELLAARDTIVENDRVADELRHRTDNLFAVLTAIVRLSARGAEEVEELSEKVQRRIEALAAAHRVSLSATGMDSDSSDLRTLVEAVMKPYRSSNADRIDIVGDTFELPRKHVTPLGLSLHELATNAIKYGALSRGDGRVHIDWEVEDDFIVVHWIELLGQAIGLSDGGRDAISKGTGTRLMQGVIGGIGGSVESRLDPEGLRATIRVPRKVQT from the coding sequence ATGGCGGAGAGTGACGATGCAACAGGCGGGAACGCGGGCGATGCGGGGCATTCCGCGCGTCTGTCCTCGCTGCGTCTCACGGCCGACCAATTGTTTTTGCAGACCACCGCGCAGACCCGGATGGCGCAGTGCATTTCCGATCCGCATCAGCCCGATTGCCCGATCGTCTATTGCAACCAGGCTTTCGTCGACCTGACGGGATACCCGATCGACGAGATCATCGGGCGCAATTGCCGGTTCCTCCAGGGAGAAAAGACCGCGCCTTCCGCCGTGGCGCGCCTGCGCAGCGCGGTCGAGCAGCGCGTCTATACCGTGGCCGACATCCTGAATTACCGCAAGGATGGCACGTCGTTCTGGAACGCGGTTCACGTCGGGCCGATCTATAACCCCGAAGGCGAGCTTGAGTATTTCTTCGGCTCGCAATGGGATGTCAGCGAATTGCTGGCCGCGCGCGATACGATCGTGGAGAACGACCGGGTGGCGGATGAATTGCGCCATCGCACCGACAATCTGTTTGCCGTTCTGACCGCGATCGTGCGCCTGTCGGCTCGGGGCGCGGAAGAGGTCGAGGAACTATCCGAAAAGGTCCAGCGCCGCATCGAAGCGCTGGCGGCCGCCCACCGGGTTTCCCTCTCGGCCACGGGAATGGACAGCGATTCCTCCGACCTGCGCACCTTGGTCGAGGCGGTGATGAAGCCCTATCGCAGTTCCAATGCCGACCGGATCGATATCGTGGGCGACACGTTCGAACTGCCGCGCAAACACGTCACGCCGCTCGGCCTCAGCCTGCATGAACTGGCGACGAATGCCATCAAATACGGCGCCCTGTCGCGTGGCGACGGGCGGGTCCATATCGACTGGGAGGTCGAGGACGATTTCATCGTGGTTCACTGGATCGAGCTGCTGGGCCAGGCCATCGGCCTGTCCGATGGGGGCCGGGATGCGATCAGCAAAGGGACCGGCACGCGGC
- the soxR gene encoding redox-sensitive transcriptional activator SoxR, with protein sequence MGPNDTLSIGELARRTGLSVSAIRFYEDKGLIEPMRTGGNQRRFLRSDIRRLSFILIVQKLGLSLEEIGEHLRALPKGRTPSSFDWWKISEAIRGGLDERIAQLQAMRDNLDGCIGCGCLSLKTCQIYNPQDIAAEGGAGPRILR encoded by the coding sequence ATGGGACCGAACGACACACTTTCGATAGGCGAACTCGCCCGCCGCACGGGGCTCAGCGTCTCCGCGATCCGCTTCTACGAGGACAAGGGGCTGATCGAACCGATGCGTACTGGCGGCAATCAGCGGCGCTTTCTGCGCAGCGATATCCGTCGGCTGAGCTTCATCCTGATCGTCCAGAAGCTCGGCCTCTCGCTCGAAGAGATCGGCGAACATCTCCGCGCGCTGCCCAAGGGTCGCACACCGAGCAGTTTCGACTGGTGGAAGATCAGCGAGGCGATCCGTGGCGGGCTGGACGAGCGCATCGCGCAATTGCAGGCGATGCGCGACAATCTCGACGGATGTATCGGCTGCGGCTGCCTGAGCCTCAAGACTTGCCAGATCTACAATCCGCAGGACATCGCCGCCGAGGGCGGGGCGGGGCCGCGCATCCTGCGTTAG
- a CDS encoding ATP-dependent DNA helicase — translation MTEPAVEPLALPAIHASHAGTWLRDANGETRGCSKGEAVMAAADTPLLLLNAPLVANRLGYPDLSGLDLLELFAFVRPARFCVPTPKGLAEALDLAVPGSDDAVPLLLQRAAARLLEICASGDWAEREGAWSSLQSLTRLRWPWAQVLAPHIKKPERAEKWLFSRLPEWEEAPERTQPQQVALDELAIEGKLERLTGEGAEKREGQRLFARGAGGVFAPRAQDRRPHILLAQAGTGIGKTLGYLAPASLWAERSGGTVWVSTYTKNLQRQLRKESSRAWPDRRADGSRPVVVRKGRENYLCLLNLEDALQGGFAGRPAILAQLVARWAAYSQDGDMIGGDLPGWLGTLFRKRGIAALTDQRGECVYAGCPHYRKCFIERSARASAQADLVIANHALVMVNAARGRDHAQRPTRIVFDEGHHVFDAADSTFSAALTGQESIELRRWIVGPERGNRGRRRGLAARLADVASYDDAGGEAVEAAVAAAQDLPSEGWLGRLAEGAPLGPVEALLAQVRATTYARDESGQEAGYGIETETASLPGELVEAAGMAAQALAAIRTPLMKLAGRLEAIIVDAPDWLDGQGRARIEGARHSLAWRIDLLAAWEALLSRLGGPADPDFVDWLAVDRNDAREFDVGLHRHWVDPMKPFARTVLEPAHGVMLTSATLTDRGEDGPDWPHAVARSGAAHLEIAPRTSQSDSPFDYANRAEVLIVTDIRRGDIAGLAGAYARLIEASDGGVLGLFTAIRRMRAVHGRIADRLARAGLPLYAQHVDPIDTGTLTDIFRDDPRASLLGTDALRDGVDVPGRSLRCVVMESVPWPRPTILHRARRAAAADEPGGAKGHDDRIIRARLAQAFGRLIRTREDAGHFVVLSSAFPSRFLSAFPDGTPVLRLTLAEALQRVAQGVHAVPGGETAKESKESA, via the coding sequence GTGACCGAGCCTGCCGTCGAACCCCTGGCCCTCCCCGCGATCCATGCCAGCCATGCGGGCACATGGCTGCGCGATGCGAATGGGGAAACGCGCGGCTGTTCCAAGGGCGAGGCGGTGATGGCCGCAGCCGACACTCCCCTCTTGCTGCTGAACGCGCCGCTGGTCGCCAATCGTCTGGGCTATCCCGACTTGTCCGGGCTCGATCTTCTGGAGCTGTTCGCTTTCGTGAGACCAGCGCGGTTCTGCGTGCCGACACCCAAAGGGTTGGCCGAGGCGCTCGATCTCGCTGTGCCGGGTAGCGACGATGCCGTGCCTCTGTTGCTTCAGAGAGCGGCCGCGCGTCTGCTCGAGATCTGCGCGAGCGGCGATTGGGCCGAGCGGGAGGGCGCGTGGTCCTCTTTGCAATCGCTAACCCGGCTGCGCTGGCCCTGGGCGCAGGTGCTCGCCCCGCACATCAAGAAACCCGAACGGGCGGAGAAATGGCTGTTCTCGCGCCTGCCCGAATGGGAGGAGGCGCCCGAACGCACACAGCCCCAGCAGGTCGCGCTCGACGAACTGGCGATCGAGGGCAAGCTGGAACGCCTGACCGGCGAAGGCGCCGAAAAGCGCGAGGGGCAGCGCCTGTTCGCGCGCGGCGCGGGCGGCGTTTTCGCACCGCGCGCGCAGGACAGGAGGCCCCATATCTTGCTGGCGCAGGCCGGGACCGGGATCGGCAAGACGCTGGGCTATCTCGCCCCCGCCTCGCTCTGGGCGGAACGATCGGGCGGAACGGTCTGGGTCTCGACCTACACCAAGAACTTGCAGCGCCAGTTGCGCAAGGAGAGCAGCCGCGCCTGGCCGGATCGGCGCGCCGATGGATCGCGCCCGGTGGTGGTGCGCAAGGGGCGCGAGAATTATCTCTGCCTGCTCAACCTCGAAGATGCGCTACAAGGCGGGTTCGCGGGGCGCCCTGCCATTCTAGCGCAACTGGTGGCGCGCTGGGCTGCCTATTCGCAGGATGGCGACATGATCGGCGGCGATCTGCCCGGCTGGCTCGGCACGCTGTTCAGAAAGCGCGGGATCGCCGCGCTGACCGACCAGCGCGGCGAATGCGTCTATGCCGGGTGCCCGCATTACAGAAAATGCTTCATCGAACGCAGCGCGCGGGCGAGCGCGCAGGCCGATCTCGTCATCGCCAATCATGCACTGGTGATGGTCAACGCCGCGCGGGGTAGAGACCATGCCCAGCGCCCGACACGCATCGTGTTCGACGAGGGGCATCACGTCTTCGATGCCGCCGATTCGACCTTTTCCGCCGCGCTCACAGGGCAGGAAAGCATCGAACTGCGGCGCTGGATCGTCGGGCCGGAACGCGGCAATCGCGGGCGGCGCCGGGGCCTCGCCGCGCGGCTCGCCGATGTCGCCAGCTATGACGATGCGGGCGGCGAGGCGGTCGAGGCGGCGGTTGCCGCGGCGCAGGACCTCCCCTCGGAAGGCTGGCTGGGCCGATTGGCGGAAGGCGCTCCTTTGGGCCCCGTCGAGGCCCTGCTCGCCCAGGTCCGCGCCACGACCTATGCGCGCGACGAGAGCGGGCAGGAGGCGGGATACGGGATCGAGACCGAAACCGCATCGCTCCCCGGCGAGCTGGTCGAGGCGGCGGGCATGGCGGCGCAGGCCCTCGCCGCGATCCGCACACCGCTGATGAAGCTGGCGGGCCGGTTGGAGGCCATCATCGTGGATGCGCCGGACTGGCTCGACGGACAGGGGCGCGCCCGGATCGAAGGGGCACGCCATTCGCTCGCCTGGCGGATCGACCTGCTGGCCGCATGGGAGGCGCTCTTGTCGCGGCTCGGCGGCCCGGCGGACCCCGATTTCGTCGACTGGCTGGCCGTCGATCGCAATGATGCGCGCGAATTCGATGTCGGGCTGCATCGCCACTGGGTCGATCCGATGAAACCCTTCGCCCGCACCGTGCTCGAGCCCGCGCATGGCGTGATGCTGACCAGCGCAACGCTAACAGATCGCGGCGAGGATGGGCCGGACTGGCCGCACGCCGTGGCGCGCAGCGGTGCCGCGCATCTCGAAATCGCGCCGCGCACCAGCCAATCGGACAGCCCCTTCGATTACGCCAACCGTGCCGAGGTCCTGATCGTGACCGATATCAGGCGCGGCGATATTGCCGGGCTCGCCGGTGCCTATGCGCGGTTGATCGAGGCATCGGATGGCGGCGTTCTCGGCCTTTTCACCGCGATCCGGCGAATGCGCGCGGTGCATGGCCGCATCGCCGACCGGCTCGCGCGCGCTGGCCTGCCACTCTACGCCCAGCATGTCGATCCGATCGACACCGGCACGCTCACCGACATCTTCCGCGACGATCCGCGCGCCAGCCTGCTCGGCACCGATGCGCTGCGCGACGGGGTGGACGTGCCGGGGCGGTCCTTGCGCTGCGTCGTCATGGAAAGCGTGCCCTGGCCGCGCCCCACCATTCTCCACCGGGCGCGTCGCGCCGCCGCCGCGGATGAGCCCGGCGGCGCCAAGGGGCATGACGATCGCATCATCCGCGCCCGCCTCGCCCAGGCGTTCGGACGGTTGATCCGCACGCGCGAGGATGCCGGCCATTTCGTCGTCCTCTCATCCGCCTTCCCCTCGCGCTTTCTCTCCGCCTTCCCCGATGGCACCCCGGTCCTTCGCCTGACGCTCGCGGAAGCTTTACAGCGGGTCGCGCAAGGTGTTCATGCGGTGCCGGGTGGCGAAACGGCCAAAGAGAGCAAGGAAAGCGCGTGA
- a CDS encoding VOC family protein, whose translation MPDRTHVSARLEHVNISSSDPDRLADLIAQITGWTRRWEGPAMAGGRTIHLGDAQAYLAIYTNPDVAAGFGKGAPMNHIGIAVSDLDAAEALVAEAGLLPFNQGQYEPGPRSFYFLDWDGIEFEVVSYEAA comes from the coding sequence ATGCCCGATCGAACCCACGTTTCCGCCCGGCTCGAACACGTCAATATCTCGTCGAGCGACCCGGACCGGCTCGCCGATCTGATCGCCCAGATCACCGGATGGACCCGCCGATGGGAAGGCCCAGCCATGGCTGGCGGACGCACCATCCATCTCGGCGATGCGCAGGCCTATCTCGCGATTTACACCAATCCGGACGTCGCTGCCGGGTTCGGCAAGGGCGCGCCGATGAACCATATCGGGATCGCGGTCAGCGATCTGGATGCGGCCGAAGCGCTGGTGGCCGAGGCCGGTCTGCTTCCGTTTAATCAGGGACAATACGAGCCCGGACCGCGCAGCTTCTATTTCCTCGATTGGGACGGAATCGAATTCGAGGTAGTCAGCTATGAAG
- a CDS encoding histidine phosphatase family protein, whose protein sequence is MKILGLMRHAKSDWSDGDTRDFDRGLNARGRKGARLMGDHIRDHGIKWDALIASPAQRVKTTLEEALPELSPEWDRRLYLAGTDTMMDVLHQASGKAVLIAAHNPGLGDMVLELVAPAHENALFDEAKVKFPTASYAVFELDIDDWADLTPECGKLVHFARPRDLDPELGPDT, encoded by the coding sequence GTGAAGATCCTCGGCCTGATGCGTCATGCAAAATCGGATTGGAGCGATGGCGACACGCGCGATTTCGATCGCGGGTTGAACGCGCGCGGGCGCAAGGGCGCGCGGCTTATGGGCGATCATATCCGCGACCACGGGATCAAATGGGATGCGCTGATCGCCAGCCCGGCCCAGCGGGTGAAGACGACACTCGAAGAGGCCTTGCCCGAACTGTCGCCCGAATGGGACCGCCGCCTCTATCTCGCCGGGACCGACACGATGATGGATGTGCTGCATCAGGCGAGCGGCAAGGCCGTGCTGATCGCGGCTCATAATCCCGGTCTCGGCGACATGGTCCTCGAACTGGTCGCGCCCGCGCATGAGAACGCCCTGTTCGACGAAGCGAAGGTGAAATTCCCGACCGCGAGCTACGCTGTCTTCGAACTGGATATCGATGATTGGGCGGATTTGACGCCGGAATGCGGCAAGCTCGTCCACTTCGCGCGCCCGCGCGATCTCGATCCCGAGCTTGGGCCGGATACCTAA